In Burkholderia sp. GAS332, one DNA window encodes the following:
- a CDS encoding 3',5'-cyclic AMP phosphodiesterase CpdA, which yields MTVGREHARKIYFVYAAAEDMLDSFEQNNLPFTSFEDRQSMTCIAQISDIHVRPKGSLYQDMVDSNAMLARAIAALNDVRPAPDLVIITGDLVDEGGPAEYAMVRELLAALTLPYIVMPGNHDNRDHLREAFADHPWLPRSGPLHFARDVGVVRLIALDTSVPDEHHGELNRGDLAWLDAQLSACRDRTAVIAMHHPPFVTGIPYLDLYGLRDAEPFAALIASHPHVDRVIAGHVHRSMQTRLGPVPVLTCPSTTTQIALRVEADAQPASYLEPPAFMLHRWVQGKPAVSHLSYIGRFEGPLPFA from the coding sequence ATGACAGTGGGCCGTGAGCACGCACGGAAGATTTATTTTGTCTACGCCGCTGCCGAAGATATGCTCGATTCGTTTGAACAGAACAATCTCCCTTTCACATCGTTCGAGGACCGCCAATCGATGACCTGCATCGCGCAGATTTCTGACATCCACGTCCGGCCGAAGGGCTCGTTATATCAGGACATGGTCGACTCGAACGCCATGCTCGCGCGGGCGATCGCCGCGCTGAACGACGTGAGACCGGCTCCGGATCTTGTCATCATTACGGGCGATCTTGTCGACGAAGGCGGCCCCGCTGAATACGCGATGGTGCGCGAACTGCTCGCCGCGCTGACGCTTCCCTACATCGTGATGCCCGGCAATCACGATAACCGCGACCATCTGCGCGAAGCGTTCGCCGATCATCCCTGGCTGCCTCGCAGCGGCCCCCTGCATTTCGCACGCGACGTCGGCGTGGTGCGATTGATCGCGCTCGATACCTCCGTGCCCGACGAGCATCACGGCGAACTGAACCGCGGCGATCTGGCGTGGCTCGATGCGCAACTGAGCGCCTGTCGGGACCGCACGGCCGTGATCGCGATGCATCATCCGCCGTTCGTTACCGGCATACCGTATCTCGATCTGTATGGACTGCGCGATGCGGAACCGTTCGCGGCGTTGATTGCTTCACACCCGCACGTCGATCGCGTGATCGCGGGGCACGTCCATCGGTCGATGCAGACGAGGCTCGGCCCTGTGCCGGTGCTGACCTGTCCGAGTACGACGACGCAGATTGCCTTGCGCGTCGAGGCCGATGCGCAACCGGCGTCGTATCTGGAGCCGCCTGCTTTCATGCTGCATCGTTGGGTGCAGGGCAAGCCGGCCGTTTCACATCTGAGTTATATCGGCCGGTTCGAGGGGCCGTTGCCGTTTGCGTGA